In one Desulfoferula mesophila genomic region, the following are encoded:
- a CDS encoding MotA/TolQ/ExbB proton channel family protein: MDALRSAWEFILAGGPVMWPLMALSLWLWALVLYKFLWLARVRRERLEPGQALEDLLRRRPPEVLGPRSAALAHFLGEPYHAPKADVRLWEAAVRRQGPRLWRHVDTILMLAAVAPLLGLLGTVSGMIDTFAVIGEYGTGNAQAMAGGIREALITTETGLLVAIPGLFAGYVLRRQARKLQQGLLSFAAAVHSWLRSRQEAACSS; the protein is encoded by the coding sequence GTGGACGCGTTGCGCTCCGCGTGGGAGTTCATCCTGGCCGGGGGGCCGGTGATGTGGCCCCTGATGGCCCTATCCCTGTGGCTGTGGGCCCTGGTGCTCTACAAGTTCCTGTGGCTGGCCCGGGTGCGCCGCGAACGGCTGGAGCCGGGCCAGGCCCTGGAAGACCTGCTGCGCCGGCGGCCTCCCGAGGTGTTGGGGCCGCGCAGCGCCGCGCTGGCCCACTTCCTGGGCGAGCCCTACCACGCCCCCAAGGCCGACGTGCGCCTGTGGGAGGCGGCGGTGCGCCGCCAGGGGCCGCGCCTTTGGCGCCATGTGGACACCATCCTCATGCTGGCCGCCGTGGCCCCCCTGTTGGGCCTGCTGGGCACGGTCAGCGGCATGATCGACACCTTCGCGGTGATCGGCGAGTACGGCACGGGCAACGCCCAGGCCATGGCCGGGGGCATCCGCGAGGCCCTGATCACCACCGAGACCGGCCTGTTGGTGGCCATCCCCGGCCTGTTCGCGGGCTACGTGTTGCGCCGTCAGGCGCGCAAGCTGCAGCAGGGCCTGTTGTCCTTTGCCGCGGCGGTGCACAGCTGGCTGCGTTCCAGACAGGAGGCGGCATGCTCAAGTTGA
- a CDS encoding ExbD/TolR family protein, whose product MLKLRSRLGGMDNNGGDEAEINMAPLIDMVFILLIFFLVTTTFVRESGVEVQRPTAATAAAKQKGALVVSVAGDGRIFVERRQVDLRAVRGLVERFLAEDPSGAVIIAADKSTPTGRTVEVLDECRLAGAKDVAVAAKRPGS is encoded by the coding sequence ATGCTCAAGTTGAGAAGCCGCCTGGGCGGCATGGACAACAACGGCGGGGACGAGGCCGAGATCAACATGGCCCCGCTCATCGACATGGTGTTCATCCTGTTGATCTTCTTCCTGGTCACCACCACTTTTGTGCGCGAGTCCGGGGTGGAGGTGCAACGGCCCACCGCGGCCACCGCCGCCGCCAAGCAGAAAGGGGCCCTAGTGGTCTCCGTGGCCGGGGACGGGCGCATCTTCGTGGAGCGCCGCCAAGTGGACCTGAGGGCGGTGCGCGGCCTGGTGGAGCGCTTCTTGGCCGAAGACCCCAGCGGCGCGGTGATCATCGCCGCCGACAAATCCACCCCCACCGGACGCACCGTGGAGGTCTTGGACGAGTGCCGCCTGGCCGGGGCCAAGGACGTGGCCGTGGCCGCCAAGAGGCCGGGCTCGTGA
- a CDS encoding energy transducer TonB, with protein MSCTALERPSSRWVWVLALAGAVLLNLVIFGSASWLLKKDLTRPDLEAFSVNAFLPLPPPPPPEREEEPPPPPPPPKVIKMQPVQAAPTATPQPALETPQINLELNPRLAVGVAVPAPRPQRYNLGQVDRAPLAKGQVPPPYPYLARRRGIEGAVTVRFLVDRQGGVRNLEVIKAKPAGIFEESVLKTVGRWRFAPGVKDGEPVDTWVETTIRFKLER; from the coding sequence GTGAGCTGCACCGCCCTGGAGAGGCCCTCCTCGCGCTGGGTCTGGGTCCTGGCCTTGGCCGGGGCGGTGCTCTTGAATCTGGTCATCTTCGGTTCCGCCTCCTGGCTGCTGAAAAAAGACCTCACCCGCCCCGATCTGGAAGCCTTTTCCGTCAACGCCTTTTTGCCCCTGCCGCCTCCGCCCCCGCCGGAGCGCGAGGAGGAGCCGCCGCCCCCGCCTCCGCCGCCCAAGGTGATCAAGATGCAGCCGGTGCAGGCGGCCCCCACGGCCACCCCCCAACCGGCCCTGGAGACCCCGCAGATCAACCTGGAGCTCAACCCCCGCCTGGCGGTGGGGGTGGCGGTGCCCGCTCCCCGGCCCCAGCGCTACAACCTGGGCCAGGTGGACCGGGCCCCCCTGGCCAAAGGGCAGGTGCCCCCGCCCTACCCCTACCTGGCCCGGCGCCGGGGCATCGAGGGGGCGGTGACGGTGCGCTTTTTGGTGGACCGCCAGGGCGGGGTGCGCAACCTGGAGGTGATCAAGGCCAAGCCCGCCGGCATCTTCGAGGAGAGCGTGCTCAAGACCGTGGGCCGCTGGCGCTTCGCGCCGGGGGTCAAGGACGGCGAGCCGGTGGATACCTGGGTGGAGACCACCATCCGCTTCAAGCTGGAACGATGA
- a CDS encoding tetratricopeptide repeat protein: MKHSLLIALLTLLLAAAPALAAPAEPCTATEPRLNRSAHQALFEAQKLMDGHKDAEAAKRLAAYAKDHPEGHPQVWFLRGVLAYQAKKRDEAGVYFAKAMEAWPCFQAAVRNLGVVRFEQGKPAEAAGLAFRAYQLSKPKDYNLLYEAAVFRLSAKQAAQALPWLEELAARPQPKKAWLTAQLRAYLDLQRRREAAQVLQRLLARWPEDATLWRMGASLASLNKDYAGAAAALAVAYRLQPPQAAGWQQLAELYRAAGAPLAAIPYYQKAWGGEPKQIKQLDLLADLYVQGRDLDQAAVWSLKAAQAAPTAKRWARAGRIYLEQKDYVRAHDAYSQAAKLDERAQSKNQGKNKGKNKKEGKGKDDRGGRYWLLAGYAAWQDERLAQAEAAFGHALHRAAKNSKTAQEAARGLKAVRELRRQKTQDQSAIIAGGEA; this comes from the coding sequence ATGAAGCATAGCCTGCTCATAGCGCTCCTGACCCTGCTATTGGCCGCGGCCCCGGCCCTGGCCGCCCCGGCCGAGCCCTGCACGGCCACCGAGCCCCGCCTGAACCGCAGCGCCCACCAGGCGCTGTTCGAGGCCCAGAAGCTCATGGACGGCCACAAGGACGCCGAGGCGGCCAAGCGGTTGGCCGCCTATGCCAAGGACCATCCCGAAGGGCACCCGCAGGTCTGGTTCTTGCGCGGGGTGCTGGCCTACCAGGCCAAAAAGCGCGACGAGGCCGGCGTCTACTTTGCCAAGGCCATGGAGGCCTGGCCCTGTTTCCAGGCGGCGGTGCGCAACCTGGGGGTGGTGCGCTTCGAGCAAGGCAAGCCCGCCGAGGCCGCCGGTCTGGCCTTCCGCGCCTATCAGCTCAGCAAGCCCAAGGACTACAACCTGCTCTACGAGGCCGCGGTGTTTCGCCTGAGCGCCAAGCAGGCGGCCCAGGCCCTGCCCTGGCTGGAAGAGCTGGCCGCGCGGCCCCAGCCCAAGAAGGCCTGGCTCACCGCCCAATTACGGGCCTACCTGGACCTGCAGCGGCGGCGGGAGGCGGCCCAGGTGCTCCAGCGCCTGCTGGCCCGTTGGCCCGAGGACGCTACCCTGTGGCGCATGGGAGCCAGCCTGGCCTCCCTGAACAAGGACTATGCCGGGGCCGCCGCCGCGCTGGCCGTGGCCTACCGGCTCCAGCCGCCTCAGGCGGCCGGCTGGCAACAGTTGGCCGAGCTCTACCGGGCCGCCGGAGCCCCCCTGGCCGCCATCCCCTATTACCAGAAGGCCTGGGGCGGCGAGCCCAAACAAATAAAGCAGCTCGACCTCCTGGCCGATCTCTACGTCCAGGGCCGCGACCTGGACCAGGCGGCGGTCTGGTCTTTGAAGGCGGCCCAGGCCGCGCCCACGGCCAAGCGCTGGGCGAGGGCGGGCCGGATATACTTGGAGCAAAAGGACTACGTCCGGGCCCACGATGCCTACAGCCAGGCGGCCAAGCTGGACGAGCGGGCCCAAAGCAAGAACCAGGGCAAGAACAAGGGCAAGAACAAAAAAGAGGGCAAGGGCAAGGACGATCGAGGGGGCCGTTACTGGCTCCTGGCCGGCTACGCGGCCTGGCAAGACGAGCGGCTGGCCCAGGCCGAGGCCGCCTTTGGCCACGCCCTGCACCGCGCGGCCAAAAACAGCAAAACCGCCCAGGAAGCGGCGCGGGGGCTCAAGGCGGTGCGCGAGCTGCGCCGCCAAAAGACCCAGGACCAATCGGCGATCATCGCGGGAGGCGAGGCATGA
- a CDS encoding MBL fold metallo-hydrolase gives MNKHHAGPEEIAPGLYRLANRWVPSFLLDGPQPALFDAGFACFTQSYLDDARQVLGDRSPAWLFLSHVHFDHCGAAGWLQEAWPEMRIVAAPKAAKIITRPNALKLIAQLNQSAAQQIAATPGARQSEHEFKPFSLARTVDEGDEIDLGGGLSVRVLATPGHTWDSLSFYVPQKRLLIASEAVGTDAPGGYIVSEFLVSYQAYRDSLRRLAEMEVETLCPGHHGVHTGPDARRHIRRALAAAEQFRDWVLRLLDQEGGDQARVVELVRQGEYDHRPGPKQPLPAYMLNLQARVATLAQEAGQPA, from the coding sequence ATGAACAAGCACCACGCGGGGCCCGAGGAGATAGCGCCGGGGCTCTACCGGCTGGCCAACCGTTGGGTTCCCTCTTTCCTGCTGGACGGCCCCCAACCGGCCCTGTTCGACGCGGGCTTCGCCTGCTTCACCCAGTCTTACCTGGACGACGCGCGCCAGGTGCTGGGCGACCGTTCCCCGGCCTGGCTGTTTCTCTCCCACGTGCATTTCGACCACTGCGGGGCCGCCGGTTGGCTCCAGGAGGCCTGGCCCGAGATGCGCATCGTGGCCGCTCCCAAGGCGGCCAAGATCATCACCCGGCCCAACGCCCTAAAGCTCATCGCCCAGCTCAACCAAAGCGCGGCCCAGCAAATCGCCGCCACCCCGGGGGCCCGCCAGAGTGAGCACGAGTTCAAGCCGTTCAGTCTGGCGCGCACCGTGGACGAGGGCGACGAGATCGACCTGGGCGGTGGATTGAGCGTACGGGTGTTGGCCACCCCCGGCCACACCTGGGATTCCCTGAGCTTTTATGTGCCGCAAAAGCGCCTGCTCATCGCCTCCGAGGCGGTGGGCACCGACGCGCCGGGCGGCTACATCGTCAGCGAGTTCCTGGTGAGCTACCAGGCCTACCGCGACAGCCTGCGCCGCCTGGCCGAGATGGAGGTGGAGACGCTGTGCCCCGGCCACCACGGAGTGCACACCGGCCCCGACGCCCGGCGGCACATCCGGCGGGCCCTGGCCGCGGCCGAGCAGTTCCGCGACTGGGTGCTGCGCCTGCTGGACCAGGAAGGGGGCGACCAGGCGCGGGTGGTGGAGCTGGTGCGCCAAGGGGAATACGACCACCGCCCCGGCCCCAAGCAGCCCCTGCCCGCCTACATGCTCAACCTTCAGGCCCGGGTGGCCACCCTGGCCCAGGAGGCGGGGCAACCCGCCTAG
- a CDS encoding ABC transporter ATP-binding protein has protein sequence MSGLILDNLHKAFGPEKVLDGVSLTVEQGQLAVLLGPSGCGKSTLLRLVAGLEEPDAGSISLGGVDLAGLAPKARDVAMVFQSYALYPHLDVFGNLAFPLRMARRPKQEIKDKVGRAARLLGIEALLNKKPGQLSGGQRQRVAIGRAIVRSPRLFLFDEPLSNLDAQLRGEMRLELAALHRELGTTMLYVTHDQTEALTLGQVIAVLHQGRVQQVGGPREIYQRPANRFVAGFLGFPPMNFFAGEVADGWFVCPEPSLRLPVEGATPGPAVLGLRPEELAPGEGPLRGRLELVERVGGQSVLHLRAGAARFTATAPADFGAQAGAEISLDPAQARPHLFRDDQRIN, from the coding sequence ATGAGCGGATTGATACTGGACAACCTGCACAAGGCCTTTGGCCCGGAAAAGGTGCTGGACGGAGTGAGCCTGACCGTGGAGCAAGGGCAACTCGCGGTGCTCCTGGGCCCCAGCGGCTGCGGCAAGAGCACCCTCCTGCGCCTGGTGGCCGGGCTGGAGGAGCCGGACGCCGGGAGCATCAGCCTGGGCGGCGTGGACCTGGCCGGGCTGGCCCCCAAGGCCCGCGACGTGGCCATGGTCTTCCAGAGCTACGCCCTATACCCCCACCTGGACGTCTTTGGCAACCTGGCCTTTCCCCTGCGCATGGCCCGCCGGCCCAAGCAGGAGATCAAGGACAAGGTGGGCCGGGCGGCCCGGTTGCTGGGCATAGAGGCGCTGCTCAACAAAAAGCCGGGCCAGCTCAGTGGCGGCCAGCGCCAGCGGGTGGCCATCGGCCGGGCCATCGTGCGCTCGCCGCGCCTGTTTCTGTTCGACGAGCCCCTGTCCAACCTGGACGCCCAGCTCCGGGGCGAGATGCGCCTGGAGCTGGCCGCCCTGCACCGCGAGCTGGGCACCACCATGCTCTACGTGACCCACGACCAGACCGAGGCCCTGACTTTGGGCCAGGTCATCGCGGTGTTGCACCAGGGAAGGGTGCAACAGGTGGGCGGCCCCCGGGAGATCTACCAGCGTCCGGCCAACCGCTTTGTGGCCGGGTTTCTGGGCTTCCCGCCCATGAACTTTTTCGCGGGCGAGGTGGCTGACGGCTGGTTCGTCTGCCCCGAGCCATCGCTACGCCTGCCGGTGGAAGGGGCGACGCCCGGCCCGGCGGTGCTGGGGCTCAGGCCCGAAGAGCTCGCTCCCGGTGAGGGACCCTTGCGCGGCAGGTTGGAGCTGGTGGAGCGGGTGGGCGGCCAGAGCGTCCTGCACCTCAGGGCGGGAGCGGCGCGCTTCACGGCCACCGCCCCGGCGGACTTCGGCGCCCAGGCCGGGGCGGAGATTTCCCTGGACCCGGCCCAGGCCCGACCCCATCTTTTTCGCGACGATCAGAGGATCAACTGA
- a CDS encoding carbohydrate ABC transporter permease translates to MRRGRLIGAVGAGAFCLMALAPFAWLVLTSFKTQLEVTAIPPTLWPGGSLEFYRSALSRYGLMHFVLNSLVVAGGTTVCTLCLGVGAAYALARLRVPGRPWLMGGLLLVSMFPQISLAGPIWRILQAVGWLNSYQGLIIPYVTLTLPLAVWILTSYFSELPRELEEAAMLDGCGRLGALLRVILPLAGPGVFTAAILVFIYAWNEFFFALLIMTRRTVQTLPVGIALFQGQFTMPWGEIAAASTVATAPLVALVFLFQRRIVSGLSAGAIKG, encoded by the coding sequence ATGAGACGCGGCCGCCTAATCGGGGCCGTGGGAGCGGGAGCCTTTTGCCTCATGGCCCTGGCCCCCTTCGCCTGGCTGGTGCTCACCAGCTTCAAGACCCAGCTCGAGGTCACGGCCATTCCCCCCACTCTCTGGCCCGGCGGCTCGCTGGAGTTCTACCGCTCGGCCCTGAGCCGCTACGGGCTGATGCACTTCGTGCTCAACAGCCTGGTGGTGGCCGGGGGCACCACCGTGTGCACCCTGTGCCTGGGGGTGGGCGCGGCCTACGCCCTGGCCCGCCTCAGGGTGCCGGGGCGGCCCTGGCTCATGGGCGGGCTGCTGCTGGTGAGCATGTTCCCCCAGATATCGCTGGCCGGGCCCATCTGGCGCATCCTGCAGGCGGTGGGCTGGCTCAACAGCTATCAAGGGCTGATCATCCCCTACGTCACCCTGACCCTGCCCCTGGCGGTGTGGATACTCACCAGCTACTTCAGCGAGCTGCCCCGCGAACTGGAGGAGGCGGCCATGCTGGACGGCTGCGGCCGCCTGGGGGCCCTGCTCCGGGTGATCCTGCCCCTGGCCGGGCCGGGGGTGTTCACCGCGGCCATCCTGGTTTTCATCTACGCCTGGAACGAGTTCTTCTTTGCCCTGCTCATCATGACCCGGCGAACGGTGCAGACCCTGCCCGTGGGCATCGCCCTGTTCCAGGGCCAGTTCACCATGCCCTGGGGCGAGATCGCCGCCGCCTCCACCGTGGCCACCGCTCCCCTGGTGGCCCTGGTGTTCCTCTTCCAGCGGCGCATCGTCAGCGGCCTCAGCGCCGGGGCCATCAAGGGATAA
- a CDS encoding carbohydrate ABC transporter permease translates to MAGLAPRRGERLLAWGLLLPCLAAVCAFAFWPIVYSFVLSLHRIVLSLPGLGEPFVGLENYAQLLGEPTARASAATTLIFVAVSTLLEVGLGTLMALALDKSFRGRGLVRAAVLVPWAIPTVVASQMWRFILNDRYGLLNWLVFGDQVGAYRAWLAEPGWALAAVIGADVWKTSAFAALIVLAGLQTIPRELNEAAALDGAGPWQRFRHLTLPLVLPALAVALVFRTMDAFRVFDLVFVMTQGGPADATNVLQFYGYKKMFAEGFLGYGSAVSVMVFVMVLAVSLIYLRLVGRRLLRGDAR, encoded by the coding sequence GTGGCGGGTTTGGCACCCCGGCGCGGCGAAAGGCTCCTGGCCTGGGGCCTCTTGTTGCCCTGCCTGGCCGCGGTGTGCGCCTTCGCCTTTTGGCCCATCGTCTACTCCTTCGTGCTCAGCCTGCACCGCATCGTGCTCAGCCTGCCCGGCCTGGGCGAGCCCTTCGTGGGCCTGGAGAACTATGCCCAGCTTCTGGGCGAACCCACGGCCCGCGCCTCGGCCGCCACCACCCTGATCTTCGTGGCGGTGAGCACCCTGTTGGAGGTGGGCCTGGGCACCCTCATGGCCCTGGCCCTGGACAAGAGCTTTCGCGGGCGGGGCCTGGTGCGGGCGGCGGTGCTGGTGCCCTGGGCCATACCCACCGTGGTGGCCAGTCAGATGTGGCGCTTTATCTTGAACGACCGCTACGGCCTGCTCAACTGGCTCGTCTTCGGCGACCAGGTGGGCGCCTACCGGGCCTGGCTGGCCGAGCCGGGTTGGGCCCTGGCCGCGGTGATCGGGGCCGACGTGTGGAAGACCAGCGCCTTCGCGGCCCTGATCGTGCTGGCCGGTTTGCAGACCATCCCCCGGGAGCTGAACGAGGCGGCGGCCCTGGACGGGGCCGGGCCCTGGCAGCGCTTCCGCCACCTGACCCTACCCCTGGTGTTGCCCGCCCTGGCCGTGGCCCTGGTGTTTCGCACCATGGACGCCTTCAGGGTCTTTGACCTGGTGTTCGTGATGACCCAGGGCGGCCCGGCCGACGCCACCAACGTGCTGCAGTTCTACGGCTACAAGAAGATGTTCGCCGAGGGCTTTTTGGGCTACGGCTCGGCGGTGAGCGTCATGGTCTTCGTCATGGTGCTGGCCGTGTCGCTCATCTACCTGCGCCTGGTGGGCCGCCGCCTGCTGCGGGGCGATGCCCGATGA
- a CDS encoding ABC transporter substrate-binding protein: MVTLRSIVLLGLAALLAVAGAGCGQTDDAPDTIRLVAWKFNNPGLWRRLANRFEQAHPPLKVALEIGPHSSTAYHDLLSQKLKNRSSEVDVFLMDVVWPPEFASAGWALPLDQVMGPERQKIFIPAALQAATWQGQVYAAPLYLNAGVLYYRRDLLEAHGLPVPQTWPQLVSQAKQITARQKSGLAGYSGQFKQYEGLVCNMLELVWAAGGHVLGPQGKRCLLGEPPALKAVRFARDALIGGVAPRGVLAYQEPESLSLFAQGGAVFLRNWFYAWPILNDPQRSKVAGQVGLAPLPRFPDGQSASCLGGWLVGISAYSSKPDKALELVNFLTSEAAQRSLALEEGVAPARRALYQDPAVLKAHPHFARLLPILNQARTRPRTPLYPAVSQVMQGYFHRAISKTDSDLPALAEGAAQDVDRLLGLAGGN; encoded by the coding sequence GTGGTTACACTGAGAAGCATAGTCCTACTGGGCCTGGCCGCGCTCCTGGCCGTGGCCGGGGCGGGGTGCGGCCAAACCGACGACGCACCCGACACCATCCGCCTGGTGGCCTGGAAGTTCAACAACCCCGGTCTGTGGCGGCGTCTGGCCAACCGCTTCGAACAGGCCCACCCGCCGCTCAAGGTGGCCCTGGAGATCGGGCCTCACTCTTCCACCGCCTACCACGACCTTCTGAGCCAAAAGCTCAAGAATCGCTCCAGCGAGGTGGACGTGTTCCTCATGGACGTGGTCTGGCCGCCGGAGTTTGCCAGCGCGGGCTGGGCCCTGCCCCTGGACCAGGTCATGGGTCCGGAGAGGCAAAAGATCTTCATCCCCGCCGCGCTGCAGGCGGCCACCTGGCAGGGGCAGGTTTACGCCGCGCCCCTGTACCTCAACGCCGGGGTGCTCTATTACCGCCGCGACCTGCTCGAGGCCCACGGCCTGCCGGTGCCCCAGACCTGGCCCCAACTGGTGAGCCAGGCCAAGCAGATCACGGCCAGGCAAAAGTCCGGGCTGGCCGGCTATTCCGGGCAGTTCAAGCAGTACGAGGGCCTGGTGTGCAACATGCTGGAGCTGGTTTGGGCTGCCGGAGGCCATGTGCTGGGCCCCCAGGGCAAGCGCTGCCTGCTGGGAGAGCCCCCGGCGCTCAAGGCGGTGCGCTTCGCGCGCGACGCGCTCATAGGCGGGGTGGCCCCGCGCGGGGTGCTGGCCTACCAGGAGCCCGAGAGCCTGAGCCTGTTCGCCCAGGGCGGGGCGGTGTTTTTGCGCAACTGGTTCTACGCCTGGCCCATTCTGAACGACCCCCAGCGCTCCAAGGTGGCGGGCCAGGTGGGCCTGGCGCCTCTGCCTCGCTTCCCGGACGGCCAAAGCGCCAGCTGCCTGGGCGGCTGGCTGGTGGGGATCAGCGCCTATTCCAGCAAGCCCGACAAGGCCCTGGAGCTGGTCAATTTCCTGACCAGCGAGGCGGCCCAGCGCAGCCTGGCCCTGGAGGAGGGCGTGGCCCCGGCCCGCCGGGCGCTTTACCAGGACCCGGCGGTGCTAAAGGCCCATCCCCATTTCGCCCGGCTGCTGCCCATCCTGAACCAGGCCCGGACCCGGCCGCGCACCCCCCTGTACCCGGCGGTGAGCCAGGTGATGCAGGGCTACTTCCACCGCGCCATCAGCAAGACGGACAGCGACCTGCCCGCCCTGGCCGAGGGCGCCGCGCAAGACGTGGACCGCCTGCTGGGGCTGGCCGGGGGGAATTAG
- a CDS encoding SCP2 sterol-binding domain-containing protein: MTPSTVQEVFDGMPGAFRAHKAEGVQMVFQFHITGDESGDWSVSIADGQCAVNPGTHPDPTTTLTLSDKNWLKLVAGKLNPAMALMTGKLKIGGDMMAAQRLGSLFKLG, encoded by the coding sequence ATGACCCCCAGCACGGTGCAAGAGGTCTTTGACGGCATGCCCGGCGCCTTCCGGGCCCACAAGGCCGAGGGCGTCCAGATGGTCTTCCAGTTCCACATCACCGGCGACGAGTCCGGCGACTGGTCGGTGAGCATCGCCGACGGGCAGTGCGCGGTGAACCCCGGCACCCACCCCGACCCCACCACCACCCTTACCCTGAGCGACAAGAACTGGCTCAAGCTGGTGGCGGGCAAGCTCAACCCGGCCATGGCCCTGATGACCGGCAAGCTCAAGATCGGCGGCGACATGATGGCCGCGCAGCGGTTGGGGTCTCTGTTCAAGCTTGGTTAA